From the genome of Candidatus Methylomirabilota bacterium, one region includes:
- a CDS encoding threonine synthase (catalyzes the formation of L-threonine from O-phospho-L-homoserine): protein MNPSFVSHIECTVCGRRHEAGRLLTVCEGCGQMLAVRYDLPKVAASVTKDDLLRRPPGMYRFREMTPLDPGEEPITLGEGGTPFLPLPRLARHLGMRHLW from the coding sequence GTGAATCCTAGCTTCGTCTCCCACATCGAGTGCACCGTCTGCGGCCGGCGTCACGAAGCCGGCCGCCTCCTCACCGTGTGCGAAGGCTGCGGCCAGATGCTGGCCGTCCGCTACGACCTGCCCAAAGTCGCCGCCTCGGTCACCAAGGACGATCTCCTCCGCCGTCCGCCGGGCATGTACCGATTCCGCGAGATGACCCCGCTCGACCCGGGCGAGGAGCCCATCACCTTGGGCGAGGGCGGTACCCCCTTCCTGCCGCTGCCACGCCTGGCTCGCCATCTGGGCATGCGGCACCTCTGGG